In Sphingobacterium sp. R2, the genomic stretch AGCATTGTCAAATACTAGAGATGTACTATCTTGCCTCAACGTATAATGAATGTTACTTGCTCTATCCGTTGCAACTTTATAGGAGTTTCCTTTAGCCGAATATTCATAGCGTACGTAAGGTTCTTGTAAGGAGTCGATACGTTCGATGCGGATGCGAATATTACGTCTTAAATAGGTAGACAGGTTTTCGCTTTTTATGCCCAGACCGCTTTTTACACCGTTCTTTAAACGAATCACCCGAATATCATTTTCATTTAAGTAATAAACAGCTTGCTTTTGCAGCGGCTTCTCTTCAACAATTGTACTTGACTCTTTGAATTCTTTTGCTACGGATGTAGAATAGTAAATAATAGCACCTATCGAAGCCAACCACACCAAAAATAACGTTGTAGTCAAATAATTGCTCATTGGCTTTTTCTCGAAAAGAACACGGAGAAGTAAATAGAACAATCCAGCAAACGGGATAAAAATGGCCAAGAAACCTGCTATCAATGCAAAAGGTACATCGCTCGGATCCATTAAATAAAATGGTCCAGAATTATCCATAACGTCCGGAATGATGTTTAGAATAGCTAATGCAAAGAAAATAAGTCCAATGATCAAACCAATGAGGGTCAAACCAACTATTATAACAAAGAATACGCCAATGACTTTTACAATAATCTGCAATAATTTAGCAACACTATCGCCTGTACGATCCATACCCCTTGAAAATGAGTCACGTACTCCACTCATTTCTTCGTCGAAAGAACGTTTAAAATTATGAATATTTGGCGCCTCACCACGCATCTCCATTTTATCTGCACGTGTGATAGCCAACGGCATTACAATCCATAGTATGACATAGACCAATACGCCTGATCCACCGATCACAACAAATAAAGCAAAAAGTAAACGTACCCATTTAGCCTCAATGCCAAAAAAGTGCCCAAGTCCACTACATACTCCACTAAAAACCTTATCATCAGGGTCGCGCATCAATTTTTTTCCCACTTTAAACCCATCTGCATTCGACTGTTGCTGGAAAGACGCATAACCATCCTGATCTTCGGATTCAAAATCGCTAACGCTTCCCATTTGCTCGATCACTGCATTTACGTCATCCATATTAAGCACTTCCTTGCTACCTGCCTGAATCTTCTCGGTAAACATTTCA encodes the following:
- a CDS encoding PspC domain-containing protein, which codes for MNKTIIININSIVFHIEEDAYEVLRSYMIDIKKHFGQSEDSREILEDIENRIAEMFTEKIQAGSKEVLNMDDVNAVIEQMGSVSDFESEDQDGYASFQQQSNADGFKVGKKLMRDPDDKVFSGVCSGLGHFFGIEAKWVRLLFALFVVIGGSGVLVYVILWIVMPLAITRADKMEMRGEAPNIHNFKRSFDEEMSGVRDSFSRGMDRTGDSVAKLLQIIVKVIGVFFVIIVGLTLIGLIIGLIFFALAILNIIPDVMDNSGPFYLMDPSDVPFALIAGFLAIFIPFAGLFYLLLRVLFEKKPMSNYLTTTLFLVWLASIGAIIYYSTSVAKEFKESSTIVEEKPLQKQAVYYLNENDIRVIRLKNGVKSGLGIKSENLSTYLRRNIRIRIERIDSLQEPYVRYEYSAKGNSYKVATDRASNIHYTLRQDSTSLVFDNAFQLNEGELYRDQEVNITLFLPVGTKLIINDKLEDKLRDISFYECRDRYSEDLSEVKDVEFMVTSLGLKCALPPKKSDDNDEADAEDSEVAANDTSIVIRRDTIIKVKKDGVIVETKKK